Proteins from a single region of Luteolibacter sp. Y139:
- a CDS encoding HlyD family secretion protein yields MHAKSLPVVPEISDLPRGNNPASPSPAPATRRRFTPKRALLIAAAAVTLVGVSKWTHDWWRVGRFMEDTDDAYVGGDVIVIAPEVAGFIQRVAVEDNQRVHTGDLLIQIDDRDYRAALAKADAAVAVQQAVLENLEASRHQHLAVIAQAEADVSSADAEINRSRDDQSRLRSLLATRAISLQDSQQADADYKRAEAAGVKTRAALDAAQRYLAIIATQKLQGEAALQQAIAQRESARLNLGYTELRAPADGIVGNRSAQVGAYASTGSRLISVVTTHGLWVDANFKESQIAEMHVGSPASVRIDSAPGRIFHGKVTSIAPATGAQFSVLPPENATGNFTRIVQRLAVRVELDDKDAASFQLRPGLSAKVTVDTRESGGES; encoded by the coding sequence ATGCATGCCAAATCACTTCCTGTCGTGCCCGAGATCAGTGACCTGCCTCGTGGCAATAATCCAGCGTCTCCGTCGCCGGCACCTGCTACCCGTCGTCGGTTTACTCCGAAGCGCGCACTCCTGATCGCTGCCGCTGCCGTTACGCTCGTCGGTGTTTCCAAGTGGACCCACGACTGGTGGAGAGTGGGCCGTTTCATGGAGGATACCGATGACGCCTATGTCGGTGGCGATGTGATCGTGATCGCGCCCGAGGTCGCCGGCTTCATCCAGCGCGTTGCGGTGGAGGACAATCAGAGGGTCCACACCGGGGATCTTTTGATCCAGATCGATGACCGTGACTATCGTGCGGCGCTAGCCAAGGCCGATGCCGCGGTGGCGGTGCAACAGGCGGTGCTGGAGAATCTGGAGGCCTCCCGCCATCAGCATCTAGCCGTGATTGCCCAGGCCGAGGCCGATGTGAGTTCGGCAGATGCGGAGATCAATCGCAGTCGTGACGATCAGTCCCGGTTGCGTAGCCTGCTGGCTACTCGCGCCATTTCGCTGCAGGATTCCCAGCAAGCCGACGCCGACTACAAGCGAGCCGAAGCCGCGGGGGTGAAGACACGTGCGGCGCTGGATGCGGCACAGCGCTATCTGGCGATCATTGCCACACAGAAGCTGCAGGGCGAGGCGGCACTGCAGCAGGCCATCGCCCAGCGTGAATCCGCGCGGCTGAATCTCGGCTACACGGAGCTGCGTGCACCGGCGGATGGCATCGTGGGAAATCGCAGCGCCCAGGTCGGTGCGTATGCGAGCACGGGCTCACGGCTTATTTCGGTGGTGACGACCCACGGCCTGTGGGTCGATGCGAACTTCAAGGAAAGCCAGATCGCGGAGATGCACGTGGGCTCTCCTGCATCCGTGCGCATCGACTCGGCTCCCGGCCGGATCTTCCATGGCAAGGTGACCAGCATCGCTCCGGCGACTGGTGCACAGTTCAGCGTGTTGCCCCCGGAGAATGCCACCGGGAATTTCACGCGGATCGTGCAGCGCCTGGCGGTGCGTGTGGAGTTGGATGATAAAGACGCTGCTTCATTCCAGCTTCGGCCCGGACTCTCGGCGAAGGTGACGGTGGACACGCGTGAAAGCGGAGGTGAGTCATGA